Proteins encoded in a region of the Streptomyces sp. NBC_00258 genome:
- the uvrB gene encoding excinuclease ABC subunit UvrB, translated as MRPVSKIERTVAPFEVVSPYQPSGDQPAAIADLERRIRAGEKDVVLLGATGTGKSATTAWMIEKLQRPTLVMAPNKTLAAQLANEFRELLPNNAVEYFVSYYDYYQPEAYVPQSDTYIEKDSSINEEVERLRHSATNSLLTRRDVVVVASVSCIYGLGTPQEYVDRMVNLKIGDEIDRDDLLRRFVDIQYTRNDLAFTRGTFRVRGDTIEIFPVYEELAVRIEMFGDEIEALSTLHPLTGEIISDDQQLYVFPASHYVAGPERLERAANDIEKELGERLSELEKQGKLLEAQRLRMRTTYDLEMLRQIGSCSGVENYSMHFDGREPGSPPNTLIDYFPDDFLLVIDESHVTVPQIGAMYEGDASRKRTLVDHGFRLPSALDNRPLKWEEFQERIDQAVYLSATPGKYELSRGDGFVEQIIRPTGLIDPEVVVKPTEGQIDDLVHEIRKRTEKDERVLVTTLTKKMAEDLTDYFLELGIQVRYLHSDVDTLRRVELLRELRAGEFDVLVGINLLREGLDLPEVSLVSILDADKEGFLRSGTSLIQTIGRAARNVSGQVHMYADKITPAMEKAIEETNRRREKQVAYNTERGIDPQPLRKKINDIVAQIAREDVDTEQLLGSGYRKSSDGKGAKAPVPALGGKAAKGAKSAKGKAKESVPTDRPAAELAEQIEEMTQRMRAAAANLQFEIAARLRDEVSEMKKELRQMKEAGIA; from the coding sequence CGCACGGTGGCGCCCTTCGAGGTCGTCAGCCCCTACCAGCCCAGCGGCGACCAGCCCGCTGCCATCGCCGACCTCGAACGGCGTATCCGCGCAGGTGAGAAGGACGTGGTCCTCCTCGGCGCGACCGGCACCGGCAAGTCCGCCACCACCGCGTGGATGATCGAGAAGCTCCAGCGCCCCACCCTCGTGATGGCGCCGAACAAGACTCTGGCCGCCCAGCTGGCCAACGAGTTCCGCGAGCTGCTGCCGAACAACGCCGTCGAGTACTTCGTCTCGTACTACGACTACTACCAGCCCGAGGCGTACGTCCCGCAGTCGGACACCTACATCGAGAAGGACTCCTCGATCAACGAGGAGGTGGAGCGCCTGCGCCACTCCGCGACCAACTCGCTGCTCACCCGCCGGGACGTCGTCGTGGTCGCCTCGGTCTCCTGCATCTACGGCCTGGGCACGCCGCAGGAGTACGTGGACCGCATGGTCAACCTCAAGATCGGCGACGAGATCGACCGGGACGACCTCCTGCGCCGCTTCGTCGACATCCAGTACACGCGCAACGACCTGGCCTTCACCCGCGGCACGTTCCGCGTCCGTGGCGACACCATCGAGATCTTCCCGGTCTACGAAGAGCTGGCCGTCCGCATCGAGATGTTCGGTGACGAGATCGAGGCCCTCTCCACGCTGCACCCCCTCACCGGCGAGATCATCAGCGACGACCAGCAGCTGTACGTCTTCCCGGCCTCCCACTACGTCGCGGGGCCCGAGCGCCTGGAGCGCGCCGCCAACGACATCGAGAAGGAACTGGGCGAGCGCCTCTCGGAGCTGGAGAAGCAGGGCAAGCTCCTGGAGGCCCAGCGGCTGCGGATGCGCACGACGTACGACCTGGAGATGCTCCGCCAGATCGGCTCCTGCTCGGGCGTCGAGAACTACTCGATGCACTTCGACGGCCGCGAGCCCGGCTCCCCGCCGAACACGCTGATCGACTACTTCCCGGACGACTTCCTGCTCGTCATCGACGAGTCGCACGTCACGGTCCCGCAGATCGGCGCGATGTACGAGGGCGACGCCTCCCGCAAGCGCACCCTCGTCGACCACGGCTTCCGGCTGCCGTCCGCCCTGGACAACCGCCCCCTGAAGTGGGAGGAGTTCCAGGAGCGCATCGACCAGGCCGTCTACCTGTCGGCGACGCCGGGCAAGTACGAGCTCTCGCGCGGCGACGGCTTCGTCGAGCAGATCATCCGCCCCACCGGCCTCATCGACCCCGAGGTCGTCGTCAAGCCCACCGAGGGCCAGATCGACGACCTGGTGCACGAGATCCGCAAGCGCACCGAGAAGGACGAGCGCGTCCTGGTCACCACCCTCACCAAGAAGATGGCCGAGGACCTCACCGACTACTTCCTCGAGCTGGGCATCCAGGTCCGCTATCTGCACAGTGACGTCGACACCCTGCGCCGCGTCGAGCTGCTGCGCGAGCTGCGGGCCGGCGAGTTCGACGTCCTCGTCGGCATCAACCTCCTCAGGGAGGGCCTCGACCTGCCCGAGGTCTCCCTGGTGTCGATCCTCGACGCCGACAAGGAGGGCTTCCTGCGCTCCGGCACCTCCCTGATCCAGACCATCGGCCGCGCCGCCCGCAACGTGTCCGGCCAGGTCCACATGTACGCCGACAAGATCACCCCGGCGATGGAGAAGGCCATCGAGGAGACCAACCGCCGCCGGGAGAAGCAGGTCGCGTACAACACGGAGCGGGGCATCGACCCGCAGCCGCTCCGCAAGAAGATCAACGACATCGTGGCGCAGATCGCCCGCGAGGACGTCGACACGGAACAACTGCTCGGCTCGGGCTATCGCAAGTCGTCGGACGGCAAGGGCGCCAAGGCACCCGTGCCCGCGCTCGGCGGGAAGGCCGCCAAGGGGGCCAAGTCCGCCAAGGGCAAGGCCAAGGAGTCCGTCCCGACCGACCGGCCCGCGGCGGAACTCGCCGAGCAGATCGAGGAGATGACGCAGCGGATGCGCGCGGCCGCCGCGAACCTGCAGTTCGAGATCGCCGCGAGGTTGCGTGACGAGGTCTCGGAGATGAAGAAGGAGCTGCGACAAATGAAGGAAGCGGGCATCGCCTGA